In Pseudoalteromonas sp. NC201, a single window of DNA contains:
- the uvrC gene encoding excinuclease ABC subunit UvrC, producing the protein MTEFDYKPFLKTLTTEPGVYRMYDVDDQVIYVGKAKNLKKRVSSYFRSNITDSKTRVLVSNIDHIEVTLTNTETEALLLENNLIKKYQPRYNILLRDDKSYPYIFLSAHQHPRLAFHRGSRKQKGEYFGPFPSSAAVSESLRLMQKIFPVRQCEDAYYRARSRPCLQYQLKRCSGPCVGKVSDEEYQEQVAMVRQFLTGRSQDVISALVERMETASMSLDFEKAAKHRDQIALLRQMQEQQSIAGNFAELDVIGYEQKNGLVAIHVLMIREHKVLGTKTHFPKVPKDSGADEVLTSFLGQYYISTGNHSRIAKEIVLPFEIEEESALEAALTQVSKRKVNFKCNVRGERAQYLALANKNAQNSIEVKQSAQDSITKRYAKLKAVLGLSDIQRMECFDISHTMGENTVASCVVFDGQGPNNREYRRYNVTGITPGDDYAAMDFALNKRYGKMSDEAKVPDIIFIDGGKGQLGRAESFFADWQLNKMPILIGVAKGTSRKPGLETLLIDGGRKTVNVESDSPALHLIQHIRDESHRFAIAGHRNKRQKQRTQSVLEEIEGVGQKRRQALLKFLGGMQGVKSANIHQLKQVPGISPEMAEKIFNHLHDKA; encoded by the coding sequence ATGACTGAATTTGATTACAAACCTTTCCTTAAGACATTAACAACAGAACCTGGTGTGTACCGCATGTACGATGTGGACGACCAGGTTATCTATGTTGGTAAAGCAAAAAACCTCAAAAAACGAGTTTCTAGCTACTTCCGTTCAAATATCACAGATAGTAAAACGCGAGTATTGGTCAGTAATATTGATCATATTGAAGTAACGTTAACGAATACCGAAACCGAAGCGCTGCTTTTAGAAAATAACTTAATTAAGAAATACCAACCACGATATAACATTCTCTTAAGAGACGATAAAAGTTATCCGTATATTTTCCTGAGCGCCCATCAACATCCAAGGCTTGCATTTCATCGTGGTAGTAGAAAACAAAAAGGCGAATATTTTGGTCCTTTTCCTAGCAGTGCTGCTGTATCGGAAAGTCTGAGGTTAATGCAGAAGATTTTCCCTGTTAGGCAATGCGAAGATGCGTATTACCGCGCACGCAGCCGACCTTGTTTGCAGTATCAGTTAAAAAGATGTTCAGGACCATGCGTTGGCAAAGTAAGCGACGAAGAATACCAAGAGCAAGTAGCCATGGTTCGACAGTTTTTGACAGGACGCTCTCAGGACGTTATCTCAGCACTGGTGGAACGAATGGAAACCGCCAGTATGTCTTTGGATTTTGAGAAAGCAGCAAAACACAGAGATCAAATTGCTTTATTAAGGCAAATGCAAGAACAGCAGTCCATTGCAGGAAACTTTGCAGAGCTTGATGTCATCGGCTATGAACAGAAGAACGGTTTAGTGGCCATTCATGTACTGATGATAAGAGAACATAAGGTACTTGGGACGAAAACACATTTTCCAAAGGTACCAAAAGATTCTGGGGCAGATGAAGTGCTAACTTCTTTCCTTGGACAGTATTACATTTCAACGGGTAACCACTCAAGAATTGCTAAAGAAATTGTATTGCCATTCGAAATAGAAGAGGAAAGTGCATTAGAAGCAGCGCTGACTCAAGTTTCGAAGCGCAAAGTTAATTTCAAATGTAACGTTCGTGGGGAACGAGCCCAATATCTTGCATTGGCAAATAAAAATGCGCAAAACAGTATTGAAGTTAAACAAAGTGCACAAGACTCAATCACCAAACGATATGCCAAACTAAAAGCAGTGCTAGGGCTGTCAGACATTCAAAGAATGGAGTGTTTTGATATCAGTCATACCATGGGAGAAAACACGGTCGCATCGTGCGTTGTATTCGATGGTCAAGGGCCAAACAATAGAGAGTATCGCAGATATAACGTCACTGGGATCACCCCAGGGGATGATTACGCAGCGATGGATTTTGCATTAAATAAGCGCTACGGCAAAATGTCGGATGAAGCGAAAGTACCCGATATTATTTTTATTGATGGTGGTAAGGGGCAGTTAGGTAGGGCGGAATCTTTCTTCGCTGATTGGCAACTCAATAAAATGCCGATACTGATAGGGGTTGCAAAAGGCACAAGCCGAAAGCCGGGATTAGAAACATTGCTAATAGATGGTGGTCGTAAAACGGTGAATGTCGAAAGTGATTCACCTGCATTACACCTTATCCAGCATATCCGCGACGAATCACATCGCTTTGCAATTGCAGGGCATCGTAATAAAAGACAAAAACAAAGAACGCAATCTGTGCTTGAAGAGATTGAAGGCGTAGGTCAGAAAAGACGTCAGGCACTACTTAAGTTTTTAGGAGGCATGCAGGGAGTTAAATCTGCAAATATACATCAATTAAAGCAAGTTCCTGGGATCAGCCCTGAAATGGCTGAAAAGATATTTAATCATTTGCATGACAAAGCTTAA